The following proteins are co-located in the Labrys monachus genome:
- the ilvN gene encoding acetolactate synthase small subunit — MTGSAYFMSTASSVTETHTLVVEVDNEPGVLARVVGLFSGRGYNIESLTVSETQHAEHVSRITVVTTGTRNIIDQIKAQLERLVPVHKVVDLTETGRALERELMLIKVRGKGDDRSEALRIAEAFRARVIDATVESFVFEITGKGEKLDQFVELMRPIGLVEVSRTGIAAIARGPNPL; from the coding sequence ATGACCGGATCTGCCTATTTCATGTCCACCGCGTCGAGCGTGACCGAGACCCATACGCTGGTGGTCGAGGTCGACAACGAGCCGGGCGTGCTCGCGCGCGTGGTCGGCCTCTTCTCCGGCCGCGGCTACAATATCGAGAGCCTCACCGTGTCCGAGACCCAGCATGCGGAGCATGTCTCGCGCATCACCGTGGTCACCACGGGCACGCGGAACATCATCGATCAGATCAAGGCGCAGCTCGAACGCCTCGTGCCCGTGCACAAGGTGGTGGACCTGACCGAAACCGGCCGCGCCCTCGAGCGCGAGCTGATGCTGATCAAGGTGCGCGGCAAGGGCGACGATCGCAGCGAGGCGCTGCGCATCGCCGAGGCCTTCCGCGCCCGCGTCATCGATGCGACGGTCGAAAGCTTCGTGTTCGAGATCACCGGCAAGGGCGAGAAGCTCGACCAGTTCGTCGAGCTGATGCGGCCGATCGGCCTCGTCGAAGTCTCCCGCACGGGCATCGCCGCCATCGCACGCGGACCGAACCCCCTTTAA
- a CDS encoding usg protein, whose amino-acid sequence MVSVAFRRQLEGYGLTTASIFYRLPDHPSLLQNYVWQDYDLAPLFPELKKFLAFWREKLDGTLHSVAVSHSGLIGPSELRTVTQEFHLH is encoded by the coding sequence ATGGTTTCAGTTGCGTTCCGCCGCCAGCTGGAAGGATACGGCCTTACGACCGCCAGCATCTTCTACCGTCTGCCAGATCATCCGAGCCTGCTGCAGAACTATGTCTGGCAGGATTACGATCTGGCGCCGCTCTTTCCGGAATTGAAGAAATTCCTGGCCTTCTGGCGCGAGAAGCTCGACGGCACCCTGCATTCCGTTGCCGTATCGCATAGCGGCCTGATCGGCCCCAGCGAACTGCGGACGGTCACCCAGGAATTTCATCTTCATTGA
- the ilvC gene encoding ketol-acid reductoisomerase, with translation MRVYYDRDADLNLIKTKKVVIVGYGSQGRAHALNLKDSGVKEIAIALRPGSTTAKKVEADGLKVLSVAEAAKWGDLLMMATPDELQADIYRDEIAPHIRDGAAIAFAHGLNVHFGLIEPKKTVDVIMIAPKGPGHTVRGEYEKGGGVPCLIAIHHDASGNAHDIALSYACGIGGGRSGVIETNFKEECETDLFGEQVVLCGGLVELIRSGFETLVEAGYAPEMAYFECLHEVKLIVDLIYEGGIANMNYSISNTAEWGEYVSGPRIITADTKAEMKRVLKDIQTGKFTSDWMQEYRAGASRFKGIRRLNDAHQIEAVGEKLRGMMPWIGKNKLVDKARN, from the coding sequence ATGCGCGTTTATTATGATCGCGACGCCGATCTCAACCTGATCAAGACCAAGAAGGTCGTCATCGTGGGCTACGGCTCCCAGGGCCGCGCGCACGCGCTCAACCTGAAGGATTCCGGCGTCAAGGAGATCGCGATCGCGCTGCGCCCGGGTTCCACCACCGCCAAGAAGGTCGAGGCGGACGGCCTCAAGGTGCTGTCGGTGGCCGAGGCCGCCAAATGGGGCGATCTCCTGATGATGGCGACGCCGGACGAGCTGCAGGCGGACATCTACCGCGACGAGATCGCGCCGCACATCCGGGACGGCGCCGCCATCGCCTTCGCGCATGGTCTCAACGTGCATTTCGGCCTGATCGAGCCGAAGAAGACCGTCGACGTCATCATGATCGCGCCGAAGGGGCCCGGCCACACCGTGCGCGGCGAATATGAGAAGGGCGGCGGCGTGCCCTGCCTGATCGCCATCCATCACGACGCCTCGGGCAATGCCCACGACATCGCGCTCTCCTATGCCTGCGGCATCGGCGGCGGCCGTTCGGGCGTGATCGAGACCAATTTCAAGGAAGAATGCGAGACCGACCTGTTCGGCGAGCAGGTCGTGCTCTGCGGCGGCCTGGTCGAGCTGATCCGCTCGGGCTTCGAAACGCTGGTCGAGGCCGGCTATGCGCCGGAAATGGCGTATTTCGAATGCCTGCACGAAGTGAAGCTGATCGTCGACCTCATCTATGAGGGCGGCATCGCCAACATGAACTACTCGATCTCGAACACGGCCGAATGGGGCGAATATGTCTCCGGCCCGCGCATCATCACCGCCGACACCAAGGCCGAGATGAAGCGCGTGCTCAAGGACATCCAGACCGGCAAGTTCACCTCGGACTGGATGCAGGAATACCGGGCCGGCGCCTCGCGCTTCAAGGGCATCCGCCGCCTCAACGACGCCCACCAGATCGAAGCGGTCGGCGAGAAGCTGCGCGGGATGATGCCGTGGATCGGCAAGAACAAGCTGGTCGACAAGGCCCGCAACTGA
- a CDS encoding MFS transporter gives MATQASALHIVGEGERRHAIVAATIGNGLEWFDFTVYGFFTPIIARLFFPAHDETTSILLTVGTYGVGFVVRPVGAILLGVYADRHGRKRALTLTILLMAAGTALLGCAPTYAQAGIAGPLVIVAARLIQGFSAGGEIGGATAFLIEYAPADRRGFYGSWQQTSQALAVLLGGLCGMFVTRALDPATIDSWGWRFPFLLGLLIGPAGFYIRARLAETPVFADSRTRKSRSPLRDALREHPRGIASGFGVTILWTVCTYVLMFYMTTFAVKQLGIPLADAFMATTACGVVLVLGCPLAGALSDRVGRKRLLLAAAIAIGVVIMPLFSWLIAVPRPVVLVTVQAIMGLLLAAFTGPAPALLAEQFPAGLRSTGLSLAYNFAVTIFGGFAAVIVTLLIETTGSKLAPAYYVVAAAVLSAVTLATMRDRTGQQID, from the coding sequence ATGGCGACGCAGGCTTCCGCTCTCCACATCGTCGGCGAAGGCGAGCGACGGCATGCCATCGTGGCCGCCACCATCGGCAACGGCCTCGAATGGTTCGACTTCACGGTCTACGGCTTCTTTACGCCGATCATCGCACGGCTGTTCTTCCCCGCGCATGACGAGACGACGTCGATCCTGCTCACCGTCGGCACCTATGGCGTCGGCTTCGTCGTGCGGCCCGTCGGCGCGATCCTGCTGGGCGTCTATGCCGACAGGCACGGACGCAAGCGGGCGCTGACGCTGACGATCCTGCTGATGGCCGCCGGCACGGCGCTGCTCGGCTGCGCGCCGACCTATGCCCAGGCGGGGATCGCCGGGCCGCTGGTCATCGTCGCGGCGCGGCTGATCCAGGGCTTTTCGGCCGGCGGCGAGATCGGCGGCGCCACCGCCTTCCTGATCGAATATGCCCCGGCGGACAGGCGCGGCTTCTACGGCAGCTGGCAGCAGACCAGCCAGGCGCTCGCGGTCCTCCTCGGCGGCCTGTGCGGCATGTTCGTGACGAGGGCGCTCGATCCCGCCACAATCGACAGCTGGGGCTGGCGCTTTCCCTTCCTGCTCGGCCTCCTGATCGGGCCGGCCGGCTTCTATATCCGCGCGCGCCTGGCGGAGACCCCGGTCTTCGCCGACAGCCGCACGCGCAAGAGCCGTTCGCCGCTCCGCGACGCCCTGCGCGAGCATCCGCGCGGCATCGCTTCCGGCTTCGGCGTCACCATCCTGTGGACGGTCTGCACCTATGTCCTGATGTTCTACATGACCACTTTTGCCGTCAAGCAGCTCGGCATCCCCCTCGCCGACGCCTTCATGGCGACGACCGCCTGCGGCGTGGTGCTGGTGCTCGGCTGTCCTCTCGCCGGCGCGCTCTCCGACAGGGTCGGGCGCAAGAGGCTGCTGCTGGCGGCCGCCATCGCCATCGGCGTGGTGATCATGCCGCTGTTTTCATGGCTCATCGCGGTGCCGAGGCCGGTCGTGCTGGTGACGGTGCAGGCGATCATGGGGCTGCTGCTCGCTGCCTTCACCGGTCCGGCGCCGGCCCTGCTGGCCGAGCAGTTCCCGGCCGGCCTGCGGTCCACCGGACTGTCGCTCGCCTATAATTTCGCGGTGACGATCTTCGGCGGGTTCGCTGCCGTCATCGTCACCCTGCTGATCGAGACGACGGGCAGCAAGCTCGCCCCCGCCTATTACGTCGTGGCGGCGGCGGTGCTCAGCGCCGTCACCCTGGCCACGATGCGCGACCGCACGGGCCAGCAGATTGATTGA